From Vallitalea longa, one genomic window encodes:
- a CDS encoding S-layer homology domain-containing protein translates to MKKIVTLLMMVTLLISGFNINVNAGQYQQQPSDWAAEGVNQAIADGLVPEEIQGDYNKPITRREFATLMVTAIFTGFNKYNEGYEELTKLGWEFRTLTLDNFLEKVESDIKFTDIDDKYIDVASRLGIVNGLGDGTFKPDNYITRAEAAVMFTNYTQVIRSGDPVSGPIEIEDFYLVPDWAKDGVSMAYTVDFIKGTRQVIYGMSTLDIKQKALFSPLDNITREQAILVVSRLQEYGVFRCIVLEGFVTIYMDNLFGGFFVTDNEVRVKANAYDNKYAGMNMYIMHGSPMEQFKHKYPSGKLGDLVLGPSTVNQTLDNAEYIQNFLDGKHTIYDFGIVTVEHNPSKEYFSIIKHNMNYGYIIGGSDTTYYFDKDNTRLPVELLEIR, encoded by the coding sequence ATGAAGAAAATAGTAACTTTATTAATGATGGTAACTTTATTAATATCAGGATTTAATATTAATGTAAATGCAGGACAGTATCAACAGCAACCATCTGATTGGGCGGCTGAAGGTGTTAACCAAGCTATTGCAGATGGTTTAGTTCCAGAGGAAATTCAAGGTGATTATAATAAACCTATAACTAGAAGAGAATTTGCTACTCTAATGGTAACTGCTATATTTACTGGTTTTAATAAATATAATGAAGGTTATGAAGAACTTACTAAACTAGGCTGGGAATTTCGAACACTTACATTAGATAATTTCTTAGAAAAAGTTGAATCAGATATTAAATTCACTGATATAGATGATAAGTATATTGATGTCGCCAGTAGACTTGGTATTGTCAATGGTTTGGGTGATGGAACTTTCAAACCAGATAATTATATAACTAGAGCTGAAGCAGCTGTTATGTTTACTAATTATACCCAAGTTATACGATCTGGAGACCCTGTAAGTGGACCAATAGAGATAGAAGACTTTTATTTGGTACCTGATTGGGCGAAAGATGGTGTATCTATGGCTTATACAGTTGATTTTATTAAGGGTACCAGACAAGTAATATATGGTATGAGTACACTGGATATTAAGCAAAAGGCATTATTTAGTCCATTAGATAATATAACCAGAGAGCAAGCTATATTAGTAGTCTCTAGACTTCAAGAATATGGAGTATTTAGATGTATAGTTCTAGAAGGGTTTGTTACAATCTATATGGACAATTTATTTGGTGGATTTTTTGTAACAGATAATGAAGTTAGAGTAAAAGCTAATGCATATGATAATAAGTATGCAGGAATGAATATGTACATTATGCATGGTTCACCCATGGAACAATTCAAACATAAATATCCATCAGGAAAATTAGGAGACTTAGTATTAGGTCCATCTACAGTAAATCAGACTCTAGATAACGCAGAATATATACAAAACTTTCTAGATGGAAAACATACTATTTATGATTTTGGTATAGTAACTGTAGAACATAATCCATCAAAAGAATATTTTTCAATTATAAAACATAATATGAATTATGGCTACATTATAGGCGGAAGTGATACTACCTATTATTTTGATAAAGATAATACTAGATTACCAGTAGAATTACTAGAGATAAGATAA
- a CDS encoding ATPase, T2SS/T4P/T4SS family, which yields MTNLSLTLVLLLGGFIVVAVWYYKSKNEKSDIENYDVITFEKLLDIVKYTLADLIKEENYTGFSDEDFKAFYKRKARIQQAMNNCVYGIDSAKVIVQDLIRSVIMDELPTISDINNVYDFYSRTLDPRVKFEILLYFYKKKYGKEALGKLIDEYKLDRERFIIEGKKSPSYAITPEDIDMIYATKHYKLTYPVLVDLLTILVYQKYKGFGIVDTLREMDINGFNCGTSGSILSNLNKDDKVLKAPRSVWLYFKGKYIHLRFLTFNTEQELRRVIQLICRYNNPGPLTEKRGYLVNTMYDKSRVLALRPPAAEYWAVFVRKFSLNDVSLRTLIEKSYVHNSTIVIELLEYLMMGQVTCGITGRQGSGKTTLMTALIEFIDPKYTIRVLEMAPEMYLRELYPERNILSVQETEFVSASELQDALKKSDAAVSIVGEVATDPIAARMIQMGQVASLFTIFSHHANRAPDLVRALRNSLVNAGGFTSMVTAEQQVIDIVRIDVHLNYTTDGKRYIERISEIIKLDEGIPYPNYNKDNPLHSMNAITKEYYTRITDRQTFTTRDILKYDIATDTYVALEWFTPELTNYIMNCIPKDKRIGFARFVQENWEV from the coding sequence ATGACCAATCTATCCCTAACCCTAGTCTTACTATTAGGGGGCTTCATAGTAGTTGCTGTTTGGTATTACAAAAGTAAAAATGAAAAATCTGATATTGAAAATTATGACGTTATAACTTTTGAGAAACTCTTAGATATTGTGAAATACACTCTGGCAGATTTAATTAAAGAAGAAAATTATACTGGTTTTTCTGATGAAGATTTCAAAGCTTTCTATAAAAGAAAAGCTCGTATTCAACAAGCTATGAATAACTGTGTATATGGTATTGACTCCGCCAAAGTTATAGTACAAGATCTGATACGTTCAGTTATAATGGATGAATTACCTACTATTTCAGATATAAATAATGTATATGACTTCTATTCCAGAACACTAGATCCTAGAGTTAAATTTGAAATATTATTGTATTTTTATAAAAAAAAATATGGAAAAGAAGCTCTTGGCAAATTAATCGATGAATACAAACTAGATAGAGAAAGATTCATCATTGAAGGGAAAAAATCGCCTTCATATGCTATAACTCCTGAAGATATAGATATGATATATGCTACTAAACATTACAAACTAACCTACCCTGTACTAGTCGATTTACTTACTATACTTGTTTATCAGAAATATAAAGGTTTCGGTATTGTGGATACTTTACGTGAAATGGATATAAATGGTTTCAACTGTGGTACATCCGGTTCTATACTTTCCAATCTCAATAAGGATGATAAGGTATTAAAAGCTCCAAGATCCGTTTGGTTATATTTTAAGGGTAAATATATCCATCTAAGATTCTTGACTTTTAACACAGAACAAGAATTGAGACGTGTCATACAGTTGATTTGTAGATATAACAATCCAGGACCTCTTACAGAAAAAAGAGGTTATCTGGTAAATACAATGTATGATAAGTCAAGGGTACTTGCCCTTCGACCTCCAGCAGCAGAATACTGGGCAGTTTTTGTTCGTAAATTCTCACTTAATGATGTATCTCTTAGAACCCTTATTGAAAAATCATATGTACATAATTCTACAATAGTGATTGAACTTCTAGAATACCTGATGATGGGACAAGTAACTTGTGGTATTACAGGACGTCAAGGTTCAGGTAAAACTACTCTGATGACTGCTTTGATAGAATTTATAGACCCAAAATATACAATACGTGTTCTGGAAATGGCACCTGAGATGTATCTTCGTGAATTATATCCAGAAAGAAATATACTCTCTGTACAAGAAACAGAATTTGTTAGCGCCTCTGAACTTCAAGACGCACTGAAAAAATCAGATGCCGCTGTATCAATAGTAGGTGAGGTTGCAACAGACCCGATAGCTGCTCGTATGATTCAAATGGGACAAGTTGCTTCTCTATTCACTATTTTTTCTCACCATGCCAATAGAGCTCCCGACCTTGTTAGGGCTCTTCGTAATTCCCTCGTAAATGCTGGTGGTTTTACCTCTATGGTTACAGCTGAGCAACAGGTCATAGATATAGTACGTATTGATGTTCACTTAAACTATACAACAGATGGTAAACGTTACATTGAACGTATATCAGAGATTATTAAATTAGACGAAGGTATCCCCTACCCTAATTACAATAAAGATAATCCTTTACATTCAATGAATGCGATTACCAAAGAATATTATACACGTATCACCGACAGGCAGACATTTACTACACGAGACATACTGAAATATGATATAGCAACAGATACATATGTTGCATTGGAATGGTTTACTCCTGAACTTACTAACTACATTATGAATTGTATACCAAAAGATAAACGTATTGGTTTTGCTAGATTTGTCCAGGAAAACTGGGAGGTGTAA
- a CDS encoding SAF domain-containing protein, which produces MRNWIKYLIVTIIVALLTNGGQLYFWNHYIDKIKTDYESEIEILSSTLEDIGDLVDVYSVRTTVTPGKEVKLEDLEKVQIPVSLITDSYAQESTDVEKKFYKISMKPGTLLTDDMLMKEEMDDTVREMDLIADTWSVGLEEGNYIDYEITYPYGEKYIVLSHIRVEAINDSTIKTYLNSVQRHIYNGALVDYFLQRDKGATVNLVKYLEPGVQKPAEITYSVPDNILSIITEDPNVVEKINTQLNMEKRNIIDKVIDNVSEFDISTLSGGRKRIESDINGASRDFSDELEKKLEEEAKAARKQKYENNDSSTDNTQSGLNIGEGVVE; this is translated from the coding sequence ATGAGAAATTGGATTAAGTATCTCATAGTTACTATTATTGTAGCATTGTTAACTAACGGTGGACAGTTGTACTTCTGGAATCACTATATTGACAAAATAAAAACTGACTATGAGAGTGAAATCGAAATTCTATCCTCTACCCTAGAAGATATAGGTGATCTTGTGGATGTATACTCTGTCAGAACAACAGTGACACCTGGCAAAGAAGTTAAACTAGAAGACCTAGAAAAAGTTCAAATACCTGTATCTCTTATTACTGACTCCTATGCACAAGAATCAACAGATGTTGAAAAGAAGTTCTACAAAATAAGTATGAAACCAGGGACACTATTAACTGATGATATGTTAATGAAAGAAGAAATGGATGATACCGTTAGAGAAATGGACCTTATAGCTGATACTTGGTCAGTAGGTTTAGAAGAAGGCAACTATATTGATTATGAAATCACATATCCTTATGGAGAAAAATATATTGTTCTTTCTCATATACGAGTAGAAGCTATTAATGATAGCACTATAAAAACATATCTTAACAGTGTACAGCGACACATATACAACGGTGCCTTAGTTGATTACTTCCTCCAAAGAGATAAAGGAGCTACAGTCAATCTGGTCAAATACTTAGAACCTGGTGTACAAAAACCTGCTGAAATAACATATTCAGTACCTGATAATATTCTATCAATAATAACCGAAGACCCAAATGTAGTAGAAAAAATCAATACTCAATTAAATATGGAAAAAAGAAATATTATCGATAAGGTAATAGATAATGTTTCAGAATTTGATATTTCTACATTATCCGGTGGAAGGAAACGAATTGAAAGTGATATCAATGGTGCATCAAGAGATTTCTCTGATGAATTAGAGAAAAAATTAGAGGAAGAGGCAAAAGCAGCAAGAAAGCAAAAATATGAAAATAATGATAGCAGTACAGACAATACACAATCTGGACTAAATATTGGGGAAGGAGTTGTTGAATAG
- a CDS encoding S-layer homology domain-containing protein produces the protein MKKIVTLLMMVTLLISGFNINVNAGQYQQQPSDWAAEGVNQAIADGLVPEEIQCDYNKPITRREFATLMVTAIFTGFNKYNEGYQEVTKLGWEFRTLTLDNFLEKVESDIKFTDIDDKYIDVASRLGIVNGLGDGTFKPDDYITRAEAAVMFTNYTQDIRNGNPVRGTKELEDFYLVPDWAKDAVSMAYSADYIKGTRKVIYGMDVFDIKQKALFSPLDNITREQSILVVSRLQEYGVFRCIVLEGFVIIYMDDLFGGFFVTDNEVRAKANTYDNKYDAMIMYIMPGSSMELFKTKYPSGKLGDSVLGPSTVNQTLDNEEYIQNFLDGKHTIYDFGIVTVEHNPSKEYFSIIKHNVEYGYIVGGCDTTYYYDKANRLPVELIEIR, from the coding sequence ATGAAGAAAATAGTAACTTTATTAATGATGGTAACTTTATTAATATCAGGATTTAATATTAATGTAAATGCAGGACAATATCAACAGCAACCATCTGACTGGGCAGCTGAAGGTGTTAATCAAGCTATTGCAGATGGTTTAGTTCCAGAGGAAATTCAGTGTGATTATAATAAACCTATAACTAGAAGAGAATTTGCTACTCTAATGGTAACTGCTATATTTACTGGTTTTAATAAATATAATGAAGGTTATCAAGAGGTTACTAAACTAGGTTGGGAATTTCGAACACTTACATTAGATAATTTCTTAGAAAAAGTTGAATCAGATATTAAATTCACTGATATAGATGATAAGTATATTGATGTCGCCAGTAGACTTGGTATTGTCAATGGTCTGGGTGATGGAACTTTCAAACCAGATGATTATATAACCAGAGCTGAAGCAGCTGTTATGTTTACTAATTATACCCAGGATATAAGAAACGGTAACCCTGTTAGAGGAACTAAAGAATTAGAAGATTTTTATTTAGTACCAGATTGGGCAAAAGATGCTGTATCTATGGCTTATTCTGCTGATTATATAAAGGGTACCAGAAAAGTAATCTACGGTATGGATGTTTTTGATATAAAGCAAAAGGCTTTGTTTAGTCCATTAGATAATATAACTAGAGAACAATCTATCTTAGTAGTATCTAGATTACAAGAATATGGAGTATTCAGATGTATAGTTTTAGAAGGGTTTGTTATAATCTATATGGATGATTTATTTGGTGGATTTTTCGTAACAGATAATGAAGTTAGAGCAAAAGCTAATACTTATGACAATAAATACGATGCTATGATTATGTACATTATGCCTGGATCATCCATGGAACTATTTAAAACCAAATATCCATCAGGAAAATTAGGAGATTCAGTATTAGGTCCATCTACAGTAAATCAGACTCTAGATAACGAAGAGTACATTCAAAATTTTCTAGATGGGAAACATACCATTTATGATTTTGGAATAGTAACTGTTGAACATAATCCATCAAAAGAATATTTCTCTATTATAAAACATAATGTTGAATATGGTTATATAGTAGGTGGCTGTGATACTACCTATTATTATGATAAAGCTAATAGATTACCAGTAGAATTAATAGAAATAAGATAA